A region from the Salvelinus fontinalis isolate EN_2023a chromosome 23, ASM2944872v1, whole genome shotgun sequence genome encodes:
- the LOC129820735 gene encoding mucin-5AC-like, which produces MESFPGDGEGSLDDLTRGKRKSKLKTLKIRLFGRTKRETKFSQSASDVTEAEGLGSAENLFSGVLGSRALSHDSIFLPDQDLSCPEQPRVLSQENVQGRIKELQMKLLQQNMHLGPPPLVLPIKHPEDLGGSSEDDGLPHSPPEISIGNIIAPRGLSYKFPPPPRHHRSLSLAGTGSEKEVQACSQPSSRPLSPVPKPPLTNSVPPTPSAPQTGFSPAPPALDFSTPAQFTPCLDNSAARHRMSIKPRNQRASAKNKRLNITESRPRSESLNNFDQPLTEEEEGPAITGRRTHLRCHSTLIPKAQQGGSTTPTAPPELTPLKSSSTEAEGSPKKNTLPCKPSPQEQPHPGVPVVSPVTRKLPGAKQPQPSSVTTVQDLRYTPQQQSLKQSLGDPKPPDPSQTKRDVLSKSGVPNSTPSTEGSPKDEPLLSARPTASLTSVVTLRTSSLRSKTEARAGGQSTTQPPAGQEDTCQAEPMSTEGAPKPGSRPFLFSINSAKGRETPRMGSGGFLVVVEQAGDGAKREGREEGTEVKLTPSNASQRGQEQQRGRRERDKPKEEELTAIDMGGKVSEGEEVEEESGEGVEDAVEAKEETEVDGKIAFGVNLRSISLSPRVQAGAPTGQSDLKIKRHSAEVGALLLAPYTPSSKPTGLEGLRDTPPTRANSMPKKLYTNNWDAPTTLYSSRGRAGSLREADTATPAQPTPSPLIKEAQTTPATPEEDQTLPVLPIEAQATTSAPQNPPTAPQAAPQAAVSWMSMAWGKTRGLQQLFTSSLPREFTGMQSPTQPQAQTTTQPHTPALARIVMQTQRQNATEPQTTMPPQAQTTMQPLTAKLLQSQNAVQPPQTVAQASTQTIKLPVTQTTTPPQAQTTKLPVTQTTKTPQTQNATQPQTMTQQSTQNSKPSTQTSNQINTRAAQPIATQPLAQSTQRSVSQVTPQSSRRANQPTLCSTPQTQAQITLRIAPMGATSTQPPSPSTLSSSPRSTPSQPPWSAQGLNPIPQPKPALAPTTTPVQLLVRGEKVPGDQRNSEGAAVSTEKRVDRDRPLTVGGTAAFLEKRAEWTPPAGSKVELRRSRTPPESQPTAELAAPPKATTTHRDAKDAKLDRRPESSPAIVAGRLADRDDKWLRKNMPTSLSPSSPSSSSPLQTISDSGGQPSWMELAKRKSMAWNDKTMD; this is translated from the exons ATGGAGTCTTTCCCAGGAGATGGGGAGGGCAGCCTTGATGACCTTACACGAG GAAAAAGGAAGTCTAAACTGAAGACCCTTAAGATACGTCTGTTTGGGAGGACCAAGCGAGAGACCAAATTCAGCCAGTCTGCTAGTGATGTCACTGAGGCGGAGGGGCTGGGCTCAGCCGAGAATCT GTTTTCAGGCGTTTTGGGATCACGAGCGTTGTCACATGACAGTATCTTCCTGCCCGACCAGGATCTGTCTTGTCCGGAGCAGCCCAGAGTTCTATCCCAGGAGAACGTCCAAGGCAGGATCAAAGAACTCCAG ATGAAGCTGCTGCAGCAGAACATGCATCTAGGCCCGCCCCCACTGGTTCTGCCAATTAAACATCCCGAGGACCTGGGGGGCAGCTCAGAGGACGATGGTCTGCCCCACAGCCCCCCCGAAATCTCCATAGGCAACATCATAGCCCCCAGGGGGTTATCTTACAAG ttccctcctcctcccaggCACCATAGATCTCTGAGTTTAGCAGGAACAGGAAGTGAGAAGGAAGTGCAG GCCTGCTCCCAACCCTCGTCCCGTCCCCTCTCCCCCGTGCCCAAACCTCCTCTTACCAACTCCGTGCCCCCCACCCCATCTGCCCCCCAAACTGGGTTCTCCCCTGCCCCCCCTGCCTTGGACTTCAGCACCCCAGCCCAGTTCACCCCCTGCCTGGATAACTCTGCCGCCCGCCACCGCATGTCCATCAAACCCAGGAACCAGAGAGCCAGCGCCAAGAACAAAAGGCTGAACATT acTGAGTCGAGACCACGCTCAGAGAGTCTCAACAACTTTGACCAACCGTTGACCGAAGAAGAGGAAGGGCCTGCCATTACCGGGAGGAGAACACATTTACGCTGTCACTCTACCCTGATCCCAAAGGCGCAACAAGGGGGGTCAACCACCCCCACTGCACCCCCAGAGCTGACACCCCTAAAGTCGAGTTCCACAGAGGCTGAGGGGTCCCCCAAAAAAAACACTCTCCCCTGCAAGCCCTCCCCACAGGAGCAGCCCCATCCTGGGGTTCCAGTTGTCTCCCCTGTAACCCGCAAGCTACCTGGAGCTAAACAGCCACAGCCCTCATCTGTGACCACAGTGCAGGACCTGAGATACACTCCACAACAACAGTCCCTGAAACAGTCCCTGGGAGACCCCAAGCCCCCAGACCCATCCCAAACCAAGAGGGACGTCCTGAGCAAGAGTGGGGTACCGAATTCTACCCCCAGCACCGAGGGTAGCCCCAAAGACGAACCACTACTTTCTGCCAGGCCCACAGCTAGCCTGACCTCAGTGGTGACTCTCAGAACGTCCTCTCTGAGGAGCAAGACAGAGGCTAGGGCTGGTGGTCAGAGTACCACACAGCCACCTGCAGGCCAGGAGGACACATGTCAGGCAGAGCCAATGTCCACTGAAGGAGCTCCGAAGCCAGGCTCCAGGCCCTTCCTGTTCTCCATCAACTCAGCCAAGGGGCGAGAAACACCCAGGATGGGAAGTGGTGGTTTCTTGGTagtagtggagcaggctggggaTGGGgcgaagagggaggggagggaggaggggacagaGGTAAAGTTGACCCCCTCAAACGCCAGCCAGAGGGGGCAGGAGCAGCAGAGGGGCAGGCGGGAGAGGGACAAGCCCAAAGAAGAGGAGTTGACTGCCATCGATATGGGGGGGAAAGTCTCAgaaggggaggaggtggaggaggagagcggTGAGGGAGTGGAGGATGCAGTGGAAGCAAAGGAGGAGACAGAGGTAGATGGGAAAATTGCATTTGGCGTGAACcttcgctccatctctctctctccgaggGTACAGGCGGGGGCACCCACCGGCCAATCAGATCTCAAGATAAAGCGTCACAGTGCGGAGGTGGGCGCTCTCCTTCTTGCCCCTTATACTCCCTCCTCAAAACCCACCGGGCTTGAGGGGCTTCGGGACACCCCTCCAACCAGGGCTAACTCCATGCCCAAAAAGCTCTATACAAACAACTGGGATGCCCCCACAACACTGTATTCATCCAGGGGAAGAGCTGGCTCCCTCAGAGAAGCAG ATACAGCAACCCCTGCCCAGCCTACCCCCTCGCCTCTCATCAAAGAGGCCCAAACCACCCCAGCTACACCTGAAGAGGACCAAACCCTCCCTGTCCTACCCATAGAAGCCCAGGCTACCACCTCAGCCCCTCAGAACCCCCCGACTGCCCCCCAGGCGGCACCCCAGGCTGCCGTATCGTGGATGAGCATGGCATGGGGGAAGACCAGGGGCCTCCAGCAGCTCTTCACCAGCAGTTTGCCCAGAGAGTTCACCGGCATGCAGTCCCCAACTCAACCGCAGGCTCAGACCACAACGCAACCACACACACCGGCACTGGCTAGGATTGTGATGCAAACTCAGAGACAGAATGCAACAGAACCACAAACGACAATGCCACCACAGGCTCAGACCACAATGCAACCCCTGACTGCTAAACTACTGCAGTCACAGAATGCAGTGCAACCACCACAGACAGTAGCACAAGCCTCCACACAGACCATAAAACTACCAGTGACACAGACCACAACGCCACCACAGGCTCAGACCACAAAGCTACCAGTGACACAGACCACCAAAACACCACAGACTCAGAACGCAACACAACCACAAACAATGACACAACAATCAACACAGAACTCAAAACCATCAACACAGACGTCCAACCAAATCAACACTCGAGCAGCACAACCAATCGCTACTCAACCTCTAGCCCAGTCTACACAACGCTCCGTGTCTCAGGTGACCCCACAGTCCAGCCGGCGAGCAAACCAGCCCACCCTGTGCTCCACTCCACAGACCCAAGCCCAAATAACACTACGGATCGCCCCAATGGGTGCAACTTCCACTCAGCCACCGTCCCCATCTACCCTCTCGTCAAGCCCACgctccacacccagccagcccCCTTGGAGCGCACAAGGTCTCAACCCTATCCCCCAGCCCAAACCAGCCTTAGCTCCAACAACAACCCCAGTCCAACTCCTAGTGAGAGGTGAGAAGGTCCCTGGCGACCAGAGGAATAGTGAGGGGGCGGCTGTGTCAACAGAGAAGAGGGTGGACCGGGACAGGCCATTGACTGTGGGAGGGACGGCAGCCTTTCTGGAGAAACGGGCAGAGTGGACCCCTCCTGCTGGAAGCAAG GTAGAGCTCAGGAGAAGCAGGACCCCACCTGAGTCTCAGCCCACGGCTGAATTGGCTGCTCCTCCCAAAGCCACAACTACTCACAGAGACGCTAAAGATGCCAAACTCGACAGGAGGCCAG AATCGAGCCCAGCCATAGTGGCAGGCAGACTTGCAGACCGAGACGACAAATGGCTGAGGAAAAACATGCCAACTTCATTGTCTCCATCATCACCTTCGTCATCATCCCCCTTGCAGACCATTTCTGACAGCGGGGGTCAGCCATCTTGGATGGAACTGGCCAAGAGGAAGTCAATGGCCTGGAATGACAAGACCATGGACTGA